Sequence from the Streptomyces sp. NBC_01408 genome:
CCTCCGGTGCGCGCGCGGTGGGCGGCGACGGTGGCGAGCATCCGGGTGGTGCGGGCGGTGACGAAGGGGAAGGCGTAGATCTGCCCGTGGGGATGGGCGAGGGTGACGCCGATCTCGGTGCCCCGGTTCTCGAAGCAGTAGACCTGCCGGACGCCGTCCCGGGCGGAGAGTTCGGCGGTGCGGTCGGTCCAGGCGGCCAGCACCAGCGCGGCACGCTCCTCGTCGAGTTCGGCGAAGGAGGTGCGGTGGTCGGGGGTGAAGCAGATGACCTCGCAGCGGCCGGTGTCCCCGGCGAGGGAGGGGAAACGGTTCTCGAAGACGGCCACCTCGTAGTCGGGGGCCGGGATCTCGCTCGCGCGCCCCTCCGTGGACGGGCACAGCGGGCAGGCGTCGGCGGGCGGGTGGTAGGTGCGGCCCTGACGGTGCGAGGCGATGACGACGGCGTCACCGAGCAGCGGGTCGCGGCGCACCTCGGAGGCGCCCTGGGCCGGGGCCGCGCCGAGCGGCCGGGTGTCGGGGAAGGCGCGGGCCGCGCCGTCGTCGGTGTCGTAGTAGAGGATCTCGCGGCCGTCGGCGAGACGGGTGCTCGTGCGCTTCACGTGAGGATCCTCTCTCACTGGAGGGTGACGACCGTGGGGCGGCCGAGGTCGGGCCAGTCCAGCAGGGGCAGTCCGGTGCCGGGGCGTTCGAGTCCGAGTTCGAGTTCGAGTTCCAGGACGATGATCTCGTTCTCACCGGTCCGCCACAGGGGCCCGGGCGCGTAGAGGGTGCGCTGCGGGCCGCGCGGGGTGTCGTAGTGGCCGAGGAGGAACCCGTTGAGCCAGACCAGGCCGGTCCCCCAGCCGGACATGTCGAGGAATCCGTCGGCGGGGGCGTGCTCGGGGGCGTGGGTGAAGCGGTGGAAGGCGGGCCGGCCCGTCTCCGGCCCGGCGGACGGGGCGGGGTCTGCCGTGGCGGCCGAGGCGGGGTCTGCCGCGTGCGCCGGGGCGGGGTCTGCGGGGACACTGCCTGCCGGGGCACTGCCTGCCGCCGGATGAGGCGGTGCTGCGGCCGGTGGTGCTGCGGGCGCCGAAGCTGCGGCCGGCGCTGCCAGCCCTGCGAAGTCGAGTCCGGTGAGGTCGGTCAGCGGCAGCGGGCGGATCTCCCATTCGAACAGCTGCTGGTGGCCGTGGCGCACCCCGCGCCAGATGCCCTTGCGGTCGTCGAGGAGCGGACCGTAGTTGACCCGGCCCTGGGCGCGGACGAGTACGTCGAGGACCACTCCCGCCTCCCCGACGGGCAGGTCGAGCCCCTCGTCGGGCGCGTTGCGGTCGAGGACGCCGAGGGGGACCCCGTCGGCGAAGACGTACGCGCGGTCGCCGAGGCCGTCGATTTTGACGGGCATGGCGGGGCGGGGGCCGGTGATGGTGGTGCGGTAGTGGATCAGGCCGTGGCTCTGGCCGAGCCGCTCCATGGACTCGGGGGCCGGGCGCAGTACCGGGGGCCCGCCGAGCAGTTCGAGGGAGCCCAGCAGCGGGGCGGTACCCGCGGGGGTGGCCAGGGCCGGGGTGATCCGCGGGAGCGGCTCGGGCAGCGGATCCTCCGGCAGCGTCACGTACTTGCCGATGACCTCGCGGAAGGCGTGGAACTTGGGGGTGAGTTCCCCGGCCTCGCCGATGGGCGCGTCGTAGTCGTAGCTGGTGACGGTGGGCTGGTAGCCGGGCTCGCCGGGGCGGGATCCGGTGTGGTTGGCGCCCGCCCAGAAGCCGAAGTTGGTGCCGCCATGGGCCATGTAGAGGTTCACGGAGGCGCCGGTGGCGAGGAGTTCGTCGAGCGATTCGGCCGCGTCCTCGACGGCACGGACGTGGTGGCCCTCGCCCCAGTGGTCGAACCAGCCGATCCAGAACTCCATCGCGGCGAGCGGGCCGGTCCTCTGGTAGCGGCGCAGGACGTCGAGGCGCTCGGCCGGGCGGGCGCCGAAAGTGGCGGTGGCGAGCCGCCCGGGGAGCATGCCGCCCTGGAGCATGGCGTCCTCGGGGCCGTCGGCGGTGAACAGCAGGCAGTCCACGCCGCGTTCCACGAGGGCCTGCTCCACGTGCGCGCGGTAGTGGGTGTCGTTGCCGTACGAGCCGTACTCGTTCTCGATCTGCACGGCGACCACCGGCCCGCCGCGGCTCGCGAGCAGGGGCAGCAGTTCGGGTACGACGAGGTCGAACCAGCCGTCCGCCTCGGCCTCGAAGCGCGGGTCGGAGCAGCGCAGGTGGAGGCCGTCGACGGCAAGGAGGCGGGCGGGCAGGCCGCCGAAGTCCCATTCGGCACAGATGTACGGGCCGGGGCGGACGATGGCGTCGAGGCCGAGGTCCTGGGCGGTGCGCAGGAAGCGGCCGAGGTCGCGCCAGCCGGTGAAGTCGGCCTCGCCGGGGGCGGTCTCGTGGAAGTTCCAGGGCACGTAGGTGTCCACGGTGTTGGCACCCAGGGCGCGCAGCCGCCTGAGCCGGTCCTCCCACAGGTCGGGATGGACCCGGAAGTAGTGCAGGGCCCCCGAGACGATGCGGTGGGGGCGCTCTGCGCGCCGGAATCCGTCCTTGTCGTGCGTGAGCATGCGCTGACTCCCGAGAGCGGTCGAGATGCCGTGAGGTGCGGGACGCCGCCGAATATATGAACGTACCGGCCATGCCGTCAATGACCAGTTGATCGGAATCGATCGAATCGATCGGTTCGAATGCTTATGATGGCGCTGCACGGCCCGCCGGAGCGAAACCCATCCGCACCGGTGGTCACACCAGCAGACCGCGCACGCCGACCGCAGACCGGCGCGCAGAGCGCAGGGGGATCCCTTGAGACCACATGTAGACCAGCGTCAGGCACAGGTGCTCGCGCTCGTCCAGGAGCGGGGCAGCGTGCGCGTGGCGGACCTGGCCCAGGAACTCGGCGTCTCCCCGGTCACCCTGCGCAGGGACATCGAGGCCATGGCGGCGCGCGGCGAGATCCAGCGGATGCACGGGGTGATCAGCCGGGTGGATCCGGGCCGAACGCCGGCCGGCGGGCGCGCCGGGGGCCCGACCGCCGGATCGGCCCAGGGGGTTGCCGGTGGACCGGCGGCCGGGGGCGCCGGTGGCTCCGCCGGCGCCGGTGGGGAGGGTCTGGTGATCGGGATGGTGGTGCCGACGACCGAGTACTACTACGCCGATGTCGTACGCGGGGCCCGTGAGGCCGTCGAGGCGCGGGGGGCACGGCTGACGGTCGGGCTGACCCGCTATCTGCCGGGTGAGGACCGGACCCAGGCCGACCGGCTGCTGTCCACCGGGGCGCACGGGCTGCTGCTGACCCCGAACTGGGAAGCGGGATCCCCCGGGCCGGGCGAGGGCGCGTGGACGGCCGAACTCCCGGTTCCGACGGTCCTGGTGGAGCGGTGGGCTCCGCCGGGGCACCCGGCGTCGGCGCTGGACCGGGTGTCCTCCGACCACGCGCACGGCGCGGCCCGGGCGGTGCAGCACCTGACGGAGGCGGGCCACCGCCGGATCGCGCTCGCCAGCCGGACCACCCCGACCACGGCCCGCCTGCGGGCCGGGTACGAGGCGGCCGTCACCGCCCTCGGGCTGGAACCCGCGCCGCCGTGGCCGCCGGCCGGCCCGGCTCCGCTCTCGGACGCGGAGCTGTTCGCCCGGACGCTGGAGTACCTGTGCGAGGCGGTGACGACGGGAGGGGTGACGGCCGCGCTGATCCACAGCGACACCGACGCGATCATGCTGATCCCCCGGCTCCAGGCACGGGGCGTACGGGTGCCGGAGGACCTGGCCGTGATCACGTACGACGACGAGGTCGCCGGGATGGCCGACGTGCCGCTGTCGGCGGTGGCCCCGGCCAAACACGAGGTGGGCGCCCGCGCAGCCGCCCTCCTCCTGGACCGCCTGTCCCCCTCACCCACGGCAGCCGCCCGCCAGGACCCCCCTCGCCAGCACCTGGACCTACTCCCCCGCCTGACCATCCGCCCCTGACTCCACCACCGCGCCCCACCCCACTGGGCACCCCACCCGGTCGGCCACACCCCGAGCCGGCCACACCCCGAGCCGGCCACGGGCGGGGCAGCCGCGGCGCTGGGCGGCCGCGGGGCAGGGCGGCCGCGGGGCAGGGCGCGGGAGGGGGAGGCACGGGACGGGCGCACGGCGGCGTGACGCGGGACGGGGCAGGACGGCGCGGGACAGGGCGGCACGTGGCGGCACGCCGCGGGGCAGAACGGCGCAAGGCGGCGTGCCACCGGCCGGGGCAGGACGGCGCGGGGCGGGTCGGCGCAAGGCGGCGTGCCGCCGGCCGGGGCAGGACGGCGCGGGACAGGGCGGGTCGTGTCGGACGGCGGGGCGGGTCGGACGCGGGGCGGCGCGCGGCATGGGGCGGCGCGCGGGCCGGACGGGCACCAGGCACGGGCACCGGCCACGGCGAAGGCCGGGCACGGCGGAAGTGGAGCGGCAGCCACGTCCTCCGTGTCCCTCCGCGGCGCGCGATGGTGCGGTAGGAACTGGTCCCGGGGCGGCCGCATGCCGCACTCGACCACACCGAGCCCGAGGTGCTGCCCGCCGGTTCGCCACTGCTCGAGCTGGCGAGCGTGCTGCTCTCCCCTGTAACTGGTTCGCTGAGCGCGGAGCTGGCCCAACTGACCCGTTCGGGCGCGGCGGAGCTGGAACGGTACGCCCCGGACCGGGCCTCCGCTACGGTGTCGATCCCGGGCGGCTGGTCCGTTCGGCCTGATCTGCCTGGGCGGCCGCCGCCGCCACGAGTATCTCCAGGTAAGCCCGGCCCCGCGTGAGCTGCCCCGGCAGTTCGGCGGCTTCGGGGTACCAACGCTTCTCGTACTCCCAGCAGAGCCAGCCGTCCCGCGGTGCGACGGCCACCGCCTCGGCGAGCGGCAGCACGCCCGCGCCGAGCCCGAGCGGGGTGAGCTCCTGCGCCGACGCCACGTCCTTCACCTGTATGTAGCCCAGGTGCCCGGCCAGGGCCCGCCGGGACTCCGTCGGCGATTCGCCCCCCAGCCAGGTATGCAGTACGTCCCACAGCGCGCCGGTGCCCGGATGCCCGACCTGGTCCAGCACCCGCGCGGCCGCAGCGCCGGTGCGGTGCGAGTCGTGGGTCTCCAGCAGGATCCGCACACCGTGCCGCCCGGCGAACGGCGCCGCCGCCAGCAGCCTGCGCACGGCATGGGCGTCGGCGACCGCCTCGGGCAGCTCGGCGCCGCCGGGGAAGACCCGCACCCAGGGCGCTTCGAGGTCGGCGGCGAGCCGGACCAAGGCGCGCAGCTCTGCGAGGACCGGCTCGTCGTCGCCGGGCGCCGCCACCTTGGCGTAGCCCGCGACGCCGAGGGTGCTGACGCCCGCCGCCCGGAGGGTCCGCAGGGCCGCGGCGCGCTCGGCGGCCGGGCTGCCGGGGTGCAGCGGTTCCTCGGGGTGCGCACGCAGTTCGAGGCCGTCGAAACCGTGGGCGGCCGCCAGGCCTGCGCTCCGGTCGAGGTCGGCACCGGGCAGGCCGAGTGTGGAGAAGGCGTATTTCACGGACGGCTCCCTTCGGCCGGGGGCGGCGCTGTGGATCCGCGCACCATCAGCTCGGTGGGCAGGGTGGTGATGCCGCCCGGGGGCGGCAGCCGACGTCCGGTGACCAGTTGGGCGGCGAGCGCCCCCGCCTCACGCAGGGGCACACGGACAGTGGTCAGCGCGGGCGCGGTGTCCACGCAGAAGGGCAGGTCGTCGAAGCCGGCGACGGATACATCCTCCGGGATCCGTATGCCCGCCTCGCGCAGGGCCGCGGCGACACCGGTCGCCACGGTGTCGTTGGCCGCGGCGACCGCGGTGAAGGGCAGCCCGCGGCGCAGCAGTTCGCGGGTGGCGTCGTAGCCCGCGGCACGTTCGAATCCGGCGTGCACGGTGAGGGGTGCGCACGCCTCGGGCAGGGCGGGGTCGTGACGCAGCAGGGCGGCGCGGTGCCCGGCGAGCCGTTCCCTGGTGGTGCTCAGCTCCGGTGGGCCGGCGACGTAGGCGATGCGGCGGTGGCCGAGTGTCAGCAGGTGTTCGGCGAGGCGGAAGGCCCCTCCGTGGTCGTCGAACATCACGGTGGCGACGGGGAGCCCCTCGGGGACCGGCAGGGGAGGCCGCCCGCACAGGACCACCGGCGCGCCGGTGGCCGCCATCCGTGCGACGCGGGCCGTGAGTACCGCGGTGTGCCCGGGCTCCTCGACGGCGCCGCCGGTGAGGACGACGCCGCCGGCCCGCTGGCCTTCCAGCAGGGTGAGGTAGGCCAGTTCGGCCGCGGGGGCGCCTTCGGTGTTGCAGACGACGGCGAGCCGGCGGGGGTCCGAGCCGCCGCTGGGTGAGAGGGCGCCTTGCAGGGAGCCGGCGAGGATCCCGAAGAAGCTGTCCGCGACGTCGTGGACGAGCACGCCGACGAGGTCGGAAGTGGCGGCCGCGAGCGCGCGGGCGGGGCCGTTGGCGATGTAGCCGAGCTCCTCCACAGCCCGCTCCACCCGGGTGCGGGTACCGCCTGCCACGGGGTACCCGCCGTTGAGTACGCGCGAGACCGTGGCGGGCGATACGCCTGCGTGCGCCGCGACTTCGGCGAGAGTCACCGCCATCATGCACCTCCCCTTCCGGACCCCTGCTTGTGGCCCGGGTCATCGTCTCATCCGGTCTGTGGACCTCCATACTCCCTCAGAAAGAAAGCGCTTTCCATCACCCGCAAGAGTGTTGCATCGGAGCAACTCCCCGCTCTAGCGTGGAAGCAGTGAAAGCGCTTTCTATGCGCCGCACCGTGGAACCGCAGACACGAAGGAGGGGACACCGTGGCACGCAGGACGATCAAGATCGCGATGAACGGCGTGACCGG
This genomic interval carries:
- the galT gene encoding galactose-1-phosphate uridylyltransferase, with the translated sequence MKRTSTRLADGREILYYDTDDGAARAFPDTRPLGAAPAQGASEVRRDPLLGDAVVIASHRQGRTYHPPADACPLCPSTEGRASEIPAPDYEVAVFENRFPSLAGDTGRCEVICFTPDHRTSFAELDEERAALVLAAWTDRTAELSARDGVRQVYCFENRGTEIGVTLAHPHGQIYAFPFVTARTTRMLATVAAHRARTGGNLFEEVLAAERGEGTRVVLEAEHWTAFVPYAARWPYEVHLYPHRRVPDLPALGDAARAEFPRVYLELLRRFDRLFDRPDPTPYISAWHQAPAGAGRADFALHLELFTVRRTADKLKYLAGTESGMEAYMNDVRPEDAAARLRQVASR
- a CDS encoding beta-galactosidase family protein: MLTHDKDGFRRAERPHRIVSGALHYFRVHPDLWEDRLRRLRALGANTVDTYVPWNFHETAPGEADFTGWRDLGRFLRTAQDLGLDAIVRPGPYICAEWDFGGLPARLLAVDGLHLRCSDPRFEAEADGWFDLVVPELLPLLASRGGPVVAVQIENEYGSYGNDTHYRAHVEQALVERGVDCLLFTADGPEDAMLQGGMLPGRLATATFGARPAERLDVLRRYQRTGPLAAMEFWIGWFDHWGEGHHVRAVEDAAESLDELLATGASVNLYMAHGGTNFGFWAGANHTGSRPGEPGYQPTVTSYDYDAPIGEAGELTPKFHAFREVIGKYVTLPEDPLPEPLPRITPALATPAGTAPLLGSLELLGGPPVLRPAPESMERLGQSHGLIHYRTTITGPRPAMPVKIDGLGDRAYVFADGVPLGVLDRNAPDEGLDLPVGEAGVVLDVLVRAQGRVNYGPLLDDRKGIWRGVRHGHQQLFEWEIRPLPLTDLTGLDFAGLAAPAAASAPAAPPAAAPPHPAAGSAPAGSVPADPAPAHAADPASAATADPAPSAGPETGRPAFHRFTHAPEHAPADGFLDMSGWGTGLVWLNGFLLGHYDTPRGPQRTLYAPGPLWRTGENEIIVLELELELGLERPGTGLPLLDWPDLGRPTVVTLQ
- a CDS encoding substrate-binding domain-containing protein; amino-acid sequence: MRPHVDQRQAQVLALVQERGSVRVADLAQELGVSPVTLRRDIEAMAARGEIQRMHGVISRVDPGRTPAGGRAGGPTAGSAQGVAGGPAAGGAGGSAGAGGEGLVIGMVVPTTEYYYADVVRGAREAVEARGARLTVGLTRYLPGEDRTQADRLLSTGAHGLLLTPNWEAGSPGPGEGAWTAELPVPTVLVERWAPPGHPASALDRVSSDHAHGAARAVQHLTEAGHRRIALASRTTPTTARLRAGYEAAVTALGLEPAPPWPPAGPAPLSDAELFARTLEYLCEAVTTGGVTAALIHSDTDAIMLIPRLQARGVRVPEDLAVITYDDEVAGMADVPLSAVAPAKHEVGARAAALLLDRLSPSPTAAARQDPPRQHLDLLPRLTIRP
- a CDS encoding sugar phosphate isomerase/epimerase: MKYAFSTLGLPGADLDRSAGLAAAHGFDGLELRAHPEEPLHPGSPAAERAAALRTLRAAGVSTLGVAGYAKVAAPGDDEPVLAELRALVRLAADLEAPWVRVFPGGAELPEAVADAHAVRRLLAAAPFAGRHGVRILLETHDSHRTGAAAARVLDQVGHPGTGALWDVLHTWLGGESPTESRRALAGHLGYIQVKDVASAQELTPLGLGAGVLPLAEAVAVAPRDGWLCWEYEKRWYPEAAELPGQLTRGRAYLEILVAAAAAQADQAERTSRPGSTP
- a CDS encoding LacI family DNA-binding transcriptional regulator, whose product is MAVTLAEVAAHAGVSPATVSRVLNGGYPVAGGTRTRVERAVEELGYIANGPARALAAATSDLVGVLVHDVADSFFGILAGSLQGALSPSGGSDPRRLAVVCNTEGAPAAELAYLTLLEGQRAGGVVLTGGAVEEPGHTAVLTARVARMAATGAPVVLCGRPPLPVPEGLPVATVMFDDHGGAFRLAEHLLTLGHRRIAYVAGPPELSTTRERLAGHRAALLRHDPALPEACAPLTVHAGFERAAGYDATRELLRRGLPFTAVAAANDTVATGVAAALREAGIRIPEDVSVAGFDDLPFCVDTAPALTTVRVPLREAGALAAQLVTGRRLPPPGGITTLPTELMVRGSTAPPPAEGSRP